From Canis lupus baileyi chromosome 16, mCanLup2.hap1, whole genome shotgun sequence, a single genomic window includes:
- the COA3 gene encoding cytochrome c oxidase assembly factor 3 homolog, mitochondrial — MAASGAGDPLNTKSGQAPVAQRIDPTREKLTPAQLQFMRQVELAQWQKRLPQRRTRNILTGLGIGAVVLAIYGYTFYSVSQERFLDELEDEAKAARARALARASGP; from the exons ATGGCAGCGTCTGGTGCAGGTGACCCTCTCAATACTAAGAGTGGACaggcccctgtggctcagcgcaTCGACCCGACccgggagaagctgactcccgcGCAGCTGCAGTTCATGCGGCAGGTGGAGCTCGCCCAGTGGCAGAAGAGGCTGCCGCAAAGGCGGACCCGGAACATCCTGACCGGCCTGGGCATCGGGGCCGTGGTGTTGGCTATTT ATGGCTACACCTTCTACTCCGTGTCCCAGGAGCGTTTCCTAGATGAACTGGAGGATGAGGCCAAAGCTGCCCGAGCCCGAGCCCTCGCGAGGGCATCAGGACCCTGA